The Schistocerca nitens isolate TAMUIC-IGC-003100 chromosome 8, iqSchNite1.1, whole genome shotgun sequence genome includes the window TTCCCATCAGACCGGTGTGACTAGGAACCCACATAAATGTCACAGTGGcttcatcaagagtgagcaagtgacagctttcctggacccactgcactaagggccCGACTGTACAGCACACACAGGCCCTGAAGGGGCACAGAGAGTTGGAGCAggtgacgcaattgaaaagcctgtgttgttgggtgtactgcgtggcctgatacagggccaagagctctgctgtaaatactgagcactgTTCTGGAAGCCAATAGAGAAAAACATCAATGCCAATTATGAAGCACAACCGATAccagtcagtccaagagccatcagtgtacactaaTGTACTATGGTGAAGTTCCCTGCGAAGGTCATGAAACTTGTGGTGATAGAGCGAGTctggagtggttggttggtttaaaaggctgacacatacctctcccaacaccccTGTTTCTGTCGTTTTATAAGCAGGTGAATGCAGGCACAGAGCTGCTTAAAGGTTATTAAGTGCTCTGGGGAAAGGTGTCGCTTATGTTGCTGCAGAGTTCACCGATGCCTTTAATTACCACAGCGACTTCTGgtaaccaccaagggactgtctttcaccgggGACACCCTAGAGAACAAGGGATCACATTTTCCGCCACAGAAATTACTGTTGTTGTAACCTGCTCAATCACATCATCAATGGCACAACATGGGGGAGATTGAactgtgacagcagaggtgaaggctacccagtctgccttgtttaaagcccatctgggtaggcgtctgtGGGCAAggcgctgggggagtgacaggaagatggggaagtggtcactactacacatgtcgtcatgtgctctccagtggatagatgggagtagtcctgggctgcaaattgataaatcaatggctgagtaactaccatgaaccacaatgaaatgtgtggcgaCCCCAGTATTTACGAGGCAGAGGTCAAGCTggaacagtaaattttcgacatctctgccatggccagtaagcacggtgctaccccccaaggggttatgggtgttcaaatctcccaaaagtaggaaaggtttagggagttgatcaatcagtgcagccaatatgttcatgggtaccgcaccatctggagggagatatacgttGCAGTCAGTTTATTTCCAGCGTCATCCATATCCtgtcagccacagcttcaagaggagtttgaaatggcacaggttcactgcattccgagttcaggacataggtgcaaactccacctgacactattatattcgctacggttcttgtaatatctccTGTAGCTgtgaagggcaggggtctgcattgctgggaaccaggtttcctggaaggcaaagcagaaagagtGTACAGTTTAACAGTTGCCTTAGCtcaatcaggtggtggaaaaatcagtcacaattccactggaggatgacgtgatcatgcgactgggaaggcatgaaacactatgAGGTAGCTTCAGGGTCAAGTGCTGCCGCCAACTTATTTCCTGAAgaggctatatccattgtgtctgagggtctggcaagcTCTAGGTCTTCAGCAGATCCCAGAATCTTCAcctatcctcagatgcagagctcgtaggcagcagtggtgtgggtgccccagcaattcccttggtcttgggggtcttctttctggatttatctcgctgctccttgggtttcactggctgggaggtcTTCACTTGTTCCgtttccgggactgaggatgagcattaAGCCCTATAACCAGCTGCTTTTGGCCTCTTCAGCCAATGGCGGGAGTGATCTTTCCACtttcagaaacctgggaagggagtgacccaagggatgcTTCCTAGTGAGAGGAGGCGATGAAGACTTGCGCTTCTCTGGCACAGAAGTGGGAACAGATACCCCTgatggttgtgggggggggggggggaaggggggctgTATTACTCCTGGGtgatgcaggagcaacagggagggaagtgcctcccaccatcaagggggcaggtgtagtcttctggctctgagaggtgactggtgtTGGCGGAGTTGATGGGGTTAGAACTATTTTAATGGTggcataagacgatgtcatacatacaggatgtaggtgttcaaatttcctcttagcctcagtgaaggtcagtctgtccaggtTCTTGTACTccacaattttcctttctttctggagaatcctgcagtcaggcgagcaaggcaaatggtgctctccgcagttgacacagatgggaggcggggcacatggagtattgggatgtgatgggcatccacaatcttgacatgtgatgctggaagtacagcggggagacatatggccaaacttccagcacttaacagCACCACAtttggggagggatatagggctttacatcacagcggtagaccatgaaggcactggtggcaacctgattatccctcagaccccggtggACACACCAAACGAAATGCACACCTCGCCACTCTACACTGGCGCGCatctcattgtcagactgcaaaagaaggtacctgtgaaatatgataccctgaaccatatttaagctcttatggggcgtgatggtaacagaaacatcccacaGCTTGTCACAATGTGTGTAACGCccttgactgggcagaggatgctgttttaatcGAGACTGactcagatctcattttggacaagccctccacctcctcaaacttgttctctaaatattcaacaaaaaactgaggcttcatcgtcatgaaagattctccatcagctctcgaacatacagggTACGGGGATGAATAAgagccactgccatccttagcctgatgttcctcccatggtgtggccagggaggggaacaatttggtgTCGTACTTCTGTGCATCAAATTGAGCCCATGAACGCTTagggactgctggtgtttgaccaccagcaagagatgatgtactatgctttatcgtgtgtcatctgccctgatgccatccactcAGAGCAGGGGCCcttcccacgggtgccacccagccacagcaaaggcctgATGCCACAGGGTGATGGGCATCAACTCCTCAGCATACATggagagttaacggtgcaggcatcagctgagcgatccctgtgtggtcagggggctacaaccaataggGTAAATGGCaaacccaccacaacagactggcttcCGTGCTGGATATCACGTGCAACCAAGCAAGCACGTCCATTATCATCGTCAGTGTAGAAAACtatactgcacagttgatggaaaaatatgcaCCCAGGAGGGTAACCTCACCCAACAGTAGGagtatgagcagaagtgcagatccacatcgaCCAAGGATGTGATAGGTCTCAGTGcgtgatggacacgatgcaccatgtaaggcacccttccccaatttgctcgctcttcgggaaaattttgaaaaatggtcaaACCCTACAGAGGACCAACACATAAGGGCTGAAACGTGTGAGATTCCTTTtggttgcctcttacgacaggcaagaatacctcggacctattctaacccccgggccCACAGGGGTGACTGGAGTAGTCTCTTTATGAAGTGAATCAAGGCCAAGGTGAACATAGGCCAACACATGAAGCCAAAGTGGAGAAGGGCTCACAACCATCAGGAAAATGGCAGGTAGTgtaaagttaagctgctggagcaagagccaaaaacgaactccaggaggtaacagaagagggatgcATCCCATACTAGCGATGAAAGGAGTCATTGGAGGAGGTAGCATTGGATGGGTGGCCAGGTATGGTAGACAAATGACATGCCTACCTGTTGAGGAGAAAGTCAAAGTGGTATGACAGCGGTAGTTTGGCAGTTTCTGCATACCGACTCAACCGAGCTAGCGTAAAAGGCACcaatggccaaacggataccatgaTGGCGAACAGTATTGAGACAGTGTAAGAGGGATGGACaagcagatgcataaacgaaacacccacagtctagttttgaatggacaagggactggtacaaatggaTGAGGACAGTCTGATCCCTCCCCAGGAAATACCTTTGAGGACACGCTGGACATCGAGGGACCGCGTTCAGAAATGGCTAGGAAgggtttcctatcaagcatgagccctaGGAATTTTGTAGTGTCAACGAATGGAAGAAAAAACGGCACAAGATGTACAGACAGTAGGAAAAACCAATTGAGCCACCTGAAATTCccacaaacagttttgtcagtggaaaagtgaaagccactgtcgatgctccacgagtaaatattatcgagacatcactgaagataccgctcaaggagacaagttggtggagaactgcaacagattcCAAAATTGTTAATGAAGAGGGAGCTTGAGACgcccggcaggagacaggccataatagggttatTGGTGATAGCAAAGTGGATGACACTCAGGCCGGAAACATGAGCATGCTGTTTTCCTAGATAGAGGTGTCcaaaaggcagaacccacacatagcTTGAAAGCTCAGTCTTAAGAATTTCTAAAGGAAATGGGGCATTCTCCCATGGAAGCCAAATGCATAGAAAATATGGAGGTTactagtcctccagcaggtgtcttacACTTTTTCCAAATctaaaaacacagccacagtcttatTTACGCaggaaaccattcatgacatgggttgacaaagtgatgagatggtcaaccaCAGGCTGGCACGCagtaaatccacactgtgcagcggTTAGTAAATGGCAAGACTCGAGCCACCAAATCAGCTGGGAAAGaaccatacgttccatcaccttgcaaacacagctggtgcgagaaatggggcaatagctagaaGGACGGCGTTTGACCTTACCGGGCGTAGGTATGGGCAtggcagtggcttcacgccagcttcTGGGAAACATGCCCTCTGCACAGATGTGActgtatgtatgaaggagaaagtgcttgcctgaaAGAGAAAGATTCTGCAACATCATCCAGCCCTGGAATGGGGGATCGGAAAGCAATGAGAGCATCCTCAAGCTCCCTCATAAtaaaggtggcattgtaacacTCTTGATTCtgggaagagaagggtatcacacaagtctcctccactcatttccaatggaggaaggcagggcgatagtgggtggagctcaaaatctctgcaaaatagccGTCCAGGGAGTAGGAGATAGCAGTTTCTACAATGACATCATCTGccactgtcaggctggaaattggggaatatATCCTGATCCCAGACAACCATCAGAGGTTGGTCCATGTGACTGAAGACGGTGtgtaactgttaaaagaactagtaaaggaaatccagctagcttttctgcTATCCTGAAGAACATGATGACATTATGCATGCAACTGTTTGTTACAAATGCAGTTGGCCATCACAGGATGACTGTTAAAAATGTGAAGACCACATCTCcgtgcacaaattgcgtcgcagcaCACCTCAGTCCACCGAAGGACCAGGACACAGCGGAAGTGCAATGAATGGAACATTTTgtggcagtaaggataatgtttgtaagatattctatctGGTCATCGCAGTTGGGGAAATGTTGCTTGTTGTAGGTCACCAGGAGAGGTCACCTCACTGACAGGTTCTGGGTGAGCCCAAAAGGGGTTGGTGCACATTAAAAacaccgagcagcagaaaggggaaaTGGAGTTGCccagtaagctggaggaagtctgccctggtgacatcgaatgacggggatgtaaacagtacaaagagaaaaggtcaagtgaggaaggaaaatgcagactgcaacagcttgaaggcgtgtagtcagggagatgggttgactatgaacgtcatcccagATGTGCAGTCTGTTTCCCTCATGAGATGGGATGCTGTTCTCGAGAGGAAGGTAAAAACAGACTGGGAAGAAATACAAGAGCTTATAGAGGTTGCGAGGACACAGTTtcatttcctggaggcagagaacaaatgGACACTGCAATTCCAAGAACAGCCCTAAGTCCTCTTTGTTGGACTGAAGGCTACGTATGTTCCAGTGGAGGAAAGTTCTAACAAGGAAAGGGAGCAGGGAAAAAAATGAAGGGGTCTCACCTCTGCGGCTGCCGAGAgccagcctttgaagactcactcctacagggtgcagaggctggaggattctgcttcatgagatctacagaggcgtcGTCAATGTCCCTCTGTCGATCGGCGGAGTCCAGGGCAAAAAAACACTGTGGTGTGCACCGACGACATGAGGTTGGCCGGGCAAAGGTATCATGTGATGACACCGTCAAAGACGATCTCTGAGTCagtgaaggagaagtttgtttgcctttgtttgacttcttggagcctttccagctGTCCCCCCTGGCCCACTGGTTGTGGAGCAGGTGAGTTTGCCCCATGAGGTgcaagtttggtggcttgttgcacagttggaggagGAGACATGGATGCTAtcatgacactgggtgatttcacaaccgcAATGCTGACTCTGAGGTTGCACGGCCATGTCCTTCAGGGAGAGAGATGTAGCGAGAaaagtactgtaagtgccagatgccAAAATGCAGGGTttccgactagccaacaacttgtgagcaaCCGGGTAAGGTAgtttttccttcacctggatctcctgAATGGCCCACTCATCAAAATACATGGGACACTCTTAGGAGAGCTGGCATtgttgccattgcagttgatacagcagggagaaggaggtgggcattcaaatggctctgagcactatgggacttaacagcaatggtcatcagtcccctagaacttagaactacttaaacctaactaacctaaggacatcacacaacacccagccatcacgaggcagagaaaatccctgaccccgccgggaatcgaacccgggcatgggaagcgagaacgctaccgcacgaccacgagatgcaggcaggTGGGCATTCTCCCTCGTCAGCATCTGTACCACAAGTTACACATTTGGCGGGGTGTCAACAGGACATTCAagtgtggttgtaatgatgacactggtagcagcacatcgggttcGAAATGTACGGTCAGACTGTGGTAACTTCATAACCTGATTTGATTTTTGATGGAAGTGCCACTCTgccaaaagtgagaaaaagagtgcatgtgagCACTAAGGATGCATCTCCTTTCACAGGATGGACtccaatgacaccctgatcagagaggtacatttggTATTCCATGtcggtcagaccatcgagcagactagagtaaataacaccacaggaagaattcagcgttcaatgggcctcaacatgaacaggaCAGCTGTGGATAGTCAAAGCTGCAAACAGTGGTTGTGCTTGAGATTCACAAGTAGTCTCCAAGGGAAAGTATCAttttgtaaacgagagcaggattgaGCAGGATTTAACAGGTCCAGTAATTGCATCAATAACTTTCTGGACAATTAACTGATTTACCATAGCAAAGGAGTGACCATCTCCAGTACGTGAAACaatgaggaaccatggtgcagctgggagggtctttgaatcattagcctcattctgtttacatttgATAGACACTGACTGGGTAGATCACAATTGGCTCATTTTGAGAAAATCTCCCGTgactgccagcatctccgatggtgcgctccttccaactAGGGACACCCTCAGAAAGTGCGCATCCATCGtaagtgattgttcacacctcaggtcacaccaactgaacacctgacagaggaacCAATCGGCAATCTGGGAAgggctcaggcaatcacccctccctgggtttGGCCTGTACCAGGAGatatgtgcgaaccctacctgtcaacccggggctgggaattacgtgttCTAAAGTCAGAtgtgtgggctggccttcaggaacacacaggaaggaaaagaaaaacaggaaCCTGACATGTcgaagcagaggaaggataggagaaggggaatgaagaaagaaaaaaggaacaaagaaaaagtggagagactgttctgatatcgGCTACTGAATATGCAGCACACATTtctggaacatttctgacatgttcCCAAGAGAGGAGGAAAGGAATAGCAGCagcatagacatgcagcatggaaggggaaTGATGCTGCAAAAGATGGGGCCcggtggtagccaagcacaaacccgccGAAGAGtggcaaggccccccccccccccccccccacctatggtGGGGCGTTCCTCATTCATGGTGTTCACAGCCACCATGGACCAACACAACACATTGAGATATTttccaatttaaaaataaaaaccacattCAATGAAACATGAACAACAGGTTGCTGCAACGTAGCCTGGTGGCATGGTGCACTCCCTCAAATTTGTCCATGGACAAACAAATGTGGTTTTCTGAATGTTTGGTAATATGCTCTTTCCAACTGTGATTAGCTTGAAAGCAATTATAGGAAATTATAGATTTCCTAAAAGCAAATTTAAGGTGATCTATTTTTGTTATTTCTATGAAAATCAAGTTTGAACTGATTTTGTAGAAATTTAGAAAGTAGTATGTGCATGATATTTTATATTGGAAAACTTTGTTACTAAGCTGTTGCGTAAAAAGTTTTATGTTTATCATACCTTTGATAAATGAGATATGAGAAACcaaagttaaaactttattttcagcACCTTTTTCTTTCTAGTTTTACTCCTTTCATGTTCAGCAAGTGTTTACTCTAAAAAATAGAGAGAGTccaaagtttacattttttttatgccAAGATTTTCACACACAACTAATTCAAATTATCTAGTAGTGTTAGCCCACATTAGATAATCAAATACTTCTTTCTAATGAGCCCAGTTTTGAGAgttatagattttttaaaaatacactcctggaaatggaaaaaagaacacattgacaccggtgtgccagacccaccatacttgctccggacactgcgagagggctgtacaagcaatgatcacacgcacggcacagcggacacaccaggaaccgcggtgttggccgtcgaatggcgctagctgcgcagcatttgtgcaccgccgccgtcagcgtcagccagtttgccgtggcatacggagctccatcgcagtctttaacactggtagcatgccgcgacagcgtggacgtgaaccgtatgtgcagttgacggactttgagcgagggcgtatagtgggcatgcgggaggccgggtggacgtaccgccgaattgctcaacacgtggggcgtgaggtctccacagtacatcgatgttgtcgccagtggtcggcggaaggtgcacgtgcccgtcgacctgggaccggaccgcagcgacgcacggatgcacgccaagaccgtaggatcctacgcagtgccgtaggggaccgcaccgccacttcccagcaaattagggacactgttgctcctggggtatcggcgacgaccattcgcaaccgtctccatgaagctgggctacggtcccgcacaccgttaggccgtcttccgctcacgccccaacatcgtgcagcccgcctccagtggtgtcgcgacaggcgtgaatggagggacgaatggagacgtgtcgtcttcagcgatgagagtcgcttctgccttggtgccaatgatggtcgtatgcgtgtttggcgccgtgcaggtgagcgccacaatcaggactgcatacgaccgaggcacacagggccaacacccggcatcatggtgtggggagcgatctcttacactggccgtacaccactggtgatcgtcgaggggacactgaatagtgcacggtacatccaaaccgtcatcgaacccatcgttctaccattcctagaccggcaagggaacttgctgttccaacaggacaatgcacgtccgcatgtatcctgtgccgcccaacgtgctctagaaggtgtaagtcaactaccctggccagcaagatctccggatctgtcccccattgagcatgtttgggactggatgaagcgtcgtctcacgcggtctgcacgtccagcacgaacgctggtccaactgaggcgccaggtggaaatggcatggcaagccgttccacaggactacatccagcatctctacgatcgtctccaagggagaatagcagcctgcattgctgcgaaaggtggatatacactgtactagtgccgacattgtgcatgctctgttgcctgtgtatgtgcctgtggttctgtcagtgtgatcatgtgatgtatctgaccccaggaatgtgtcaataaagtttccccttcctgggacaatgaattcacggtgttcttatttcaatttccaggagtgtagtttttgccAAATCAGATCAAAAATAGTGGATTTTTAACCCTTTACATAATGTTCAACTCTGCACTCAATTTACTCAATACTGGTGAGTGGtacataaatgaaactttatatttgagaACCTTGTGTTGTTAGGGTTGCTACAAGCTAAGTTTCACATTTGTCACACCTTTAGCCAATGTGATATATGAAGTCAAACTTTGAAAGATTTTGGGTGCCAGTTTTCTTGGgcgattttatctacaattttgtgGCTGAATATGGCTTTTAGAATTGTTTCTTATTCATAAGAGAACGCTTACAGTTTAACAATATAGCCAAATCACATTTTTTTCAACAAATTATTGCTCAAGATATGACAGCTCAAAGTTGCCAGAAATTCATGCTCGTTATGAGCAGTCACTCATGGAATCAAAAAAGTGACTATATGTCAGCCAGTATTGTTTCaacaaatgttatctttatcagTGTCCATCGGGGGACGTGTGCGAATGTTCACCTAAAATTTTGTCGAAATCTGTGATGGTCGAGCAGGGAGGCGTAGGTGAGTCAATATGGAATGATCCAGGAATCTGAGGGTGTCACAATTTATTCACTCCCACAACTGGCGGTGCCACAAATGCACAACAAGCCGCAAGCATACCACAGTGGACCTGAGACATATAGGCTGTccacatcatgacaacatacttgTCATATTCACTCTTCATACCAACATCACGTGTATCAGCTGCCCACTTCTTGACAACCTGCACTGTGAGAACGGACTATGGTATTTTTGTTTCTGGCTGATTTCTGTTTGCAATGTGATGGACATGGCTTTTATTCATGGATCTGCAGTATTTCACGTCTCATTCTTTGCATAACCACAGCCAACCAGAAGCCTGTATTGTGACCCAGGGCGGCTAGAGAAAGCACTTATGTTCACTGTGACaattcttgcttgtgtgaatgtgtgtgcatgcaaattcattctgaagaaggctgtggccaaaagctcagtgtgtaacaaaCCATCTTTTCATTGCTACTCAGTGTGTCATTACTGcaagtagcaacctatccttttcataacactgttgatattccaacctggacttttcattgttaaaataagaaaaaatacttaCCTTTTGAGCTGCTCCAAATGCTTCCAATATTAACATCTCGGCAAAATTCTCAGACGTATTGCATACTGAACACCACCACACTAGATGAATATTTTCTTGCAAATGCAAATGCTCAGTGTGTAACAAACCATCTTTTCATTGCTACTCAGTGTGTCATTACTGcaagtagcaacctatccttttcataacactgttgatattccaacctggacttttcattgttaaaataagaaaaaatacttaCCTTTTGAGCTGCTCCAAATACTTCCAATATTAACATCTCGGCAAAATTCTCAGACGTATTGCATACTGAACACCACCACACTAGATGAATATTTTCTTGCAAATGCCTTTCACAAGCACTACAGTGACAAGATTCAAAACAAATTCACATTAGAATGTTTTCTGTATGTAATAGACAGGTATTTCTGTGAATATTGCTCACATAGGACAACTGTAACTATACCTGCAGTTCAATCTTGCCACATACTGATGTCTGCTGCCTCAAGTAAGAAGCAGCCTAGGTAGATTGCAGGTACAGCTAAATGGGTGTGTATAATAAATATTTGTGACTTTATACAATGCTAATATTTAAAGTACCTGTAATAGCAGGTTACAATCAAAAGTTGATACATCACCATTTATAGCAAGCTAAGTCTAATTGTCACACTTTCCCATACAGAAACAAGATGTAGGTGTGCACTGAGCCACTATTAAATGAATGCAGTATTTTCTAACATATTTCCAaagaactgaagactttcagcaattgACCTTCCAAAAATTACGTTTCTGATTGTAGCTCCCAGAAGTAAAGAattagttaaaaaaataaataaaaagcaatcaTAAGTTTGCAAATTTTTATGAATGTgtggtaaaaatttgaaatttgtgccaCCCCAGGAGACACTCACATTCTGCTCACAGGGATCAGTTCACTAGTCCATTTCAGTGGATTTAATTCATTTCACATACTACTTTTAGTTTACATGTTCATGAACTTCAGGGATGATAAACTCTTAACAGATTCCCTTCCATGTacacggtttttatttacaaaaggaaAGAAACCGAAAATATCTCTTAAATGTTTCCATATCTGATGTATTCTTGGGGAAAGTATACAGCTGATAACATTTTTAATGTTACACAAAAGCCAATATACTTACGGTATGGTATGTGTCACAACATATTTCTAAGGTTTCAGAATATTAGATATTTGTGCATCATTAGGATCCTTcaattgtgtacacacacacacacacacacacacacacacacacacacacacacacacacaaaatcatattCAATAGCAGGTCTACATccttaaaattcatgatgaaaccTGAGTATCGACAGTCCATTTTGTCATTACAATATTTTACAGATAGCACTGCTACAATGTCAAGTTTAATTACAGATTCTCACAAACAGAAGAGCATCACCTTACTTCTCAGCACATACCGAGtgtcaaaatttaaatatttatcttaTACAGCTATATTGTTGAAAAGCTACAGTCGTAAAATTGCCACACAGCTCAACACCAGTCCCCCTACATTCTACAGGAGAGTGTATTTTTATCTGACGCATATGAGTGTCCCGTCCATTCTGGTGATTGCTAATCACTGCTATCTGTATCATAAAAGTCCGTATAGGTTCGTCATTTATGTCTTTGATTGGAATCAGAACCCACCCAGTAGGCTCATTCAGGTCAACTACTTCCACTTCTTGGAGATCATTGAAGTTGGTTCCAGCTCGTATTGAAATCCTGAAATAAAAAAGTGAACACTTACACTTTCAAGTAGTAAATGATGGTTCTGCTCTCTGTTAAGTAAAAAACTTAGCAACAGATGCAAGACATAAAATAACGAACTCTGATATTTGTTGTTATAACACTGATTAAGTATCACTATTTGAGATGTAGACCTATTCAATTTTGCAGCTTCACACACAATAGTATTTTCACTTTAATCTATTTCTAATTTCAGCCTTCACACACCTATCTCTaatcacctttctgcagtttcaagAAGAATAACTACTTTCAGTAAAAAAGAATTGTATTATGCaggagggaaaagggggggggggagggggagtaaaaGTTCACAACAAGCAACATACTAAGCTCATGTGTTGTGTATGTACTATCCATGCTTTCATTATCATACACAGTTTAACTGAGCTATTTACTTCATTGCCATATAGTTTACCATTTTTAATACACTGGTAATGTTCTGCAACAAATACCATTGATAAAGTGTTAATTCTATCAAACTAACACACAAAAACCCCATCTCAAGATGGAGACTTGAGTTGCATTTAGAACTGACCAACTCATTTCCATGAGAGTTTAATTTACTGGGAAGAGAAATAGAAACCCCTGAATATTGCATATTGTTTCACAATTTCAGTTGGATGATAACTGAACACCTCCCATCTGTGGTGTCACTTCATCTAAATTGCAGCTCTTAAAGAATC containing:
- the LOC126198680 gene encoding anaphase-promoting complex subunit 10, translated to MSTRTGAETVDPIKEERAGKVREVGSQAIWSLSSCKPGFGVDQLRDDCMDTYWQSDGQLPHLVNIQFRRKTTVRDICIFTDYKLDESYTPSRISIRAGTNFNDLQEVEVVDLNEPTGWVLIPIKDINDEPIRTFMIQIAVISNHQNGRDTHMRQIKIHSPVECRGTGVELCGNFTTVAFQQYSCIR